Proteins encoded in a region of the Macaca mulatta isolate MMU2019108-1 chromosome X, T2T-MMU8v2.0, whole genome shotgun sequence genome:
- the LOC144338572 gene encoding uncharacterized protein LOC144338572, translating to MECTTRLLPSAAASRSQSPSGRLTSSALRVHSASGRPHRGASASLNSAQPPPPGAGPETHPAPPPPPPPTPHCSVGRGDPSPAAAGTPHPPRPEPTWRPCWLQLRPGPRPAAGNARRLGCHRTCAVAAGGVVRVRFRPGSGSRRQREFNLCGRGGLRGFSARDRGSVQGVIEETLET from the exons ATGGAATGTACCACCAGGCTTCTCCCCTCCGCCGCAGCCTCTAGGAGTCAGTCGCCTTCGGGGCGCCTTACCTCTTCCGCCCTCAGGGTGCACTCGGCCTCAGGCCGTCCCCACCGGGGAGCCTCCGCCTCTTTAAATAgcgcccagcccccacccccaggagCAGGTCCCGAGACGcacccggccccgcccccgcccccgcccccgacGCCGCACTGCTCTGTGGGACGCGGCGACCCCTCTCCCGCCGCGGCCGGGACCCCGCACCCGCCCCGTCCCGAGCCCACCTGGCGGCCCTGCTGGCTACAGCTCCGACCTGGGCCCAGGCCGGCTGCGGGAAACGCCCGGCGTCTCGGCTGTCACCGAACCTGTGCAGTTGCCGCAGGGGGAGTCGTGCGTGTCAGATTTAGGCCAGGAAGCGGAAGTCGCCGGCAGCGAGAGTTTAACCTCTGTGGGCGCGGAGGGTTGCGGGGATTCAGCGCCCGGGACCGTGGATCTGTGCAGGGAGTCATAG aagagACACTGGAAACATGA